The following are encoded in a window of Salmo trutta chromosome 9, fSalTru1.1, whole genome shotgun sequence genomic DNA:
- the LOC115199817 gene encoding heterogeneous nuclear ribonucleoprotein K isoform X2: protein METEIEQQEKETSFSNTETNGKRPAEDAEEEHSFKRSRNTDDMVELRILLQSKNAGAVIGKGGKNIKSLRTDFNASVSVPDSSGPERILSISAEIETVGEILLKIIPTLEEYQQYNGMDFDCELRLLIHQSLAGSIIGVKGAKIKELRENTQTSIKLFQECCPQSTDRVVLVGGKSERVVECIKIMLELIAEAPIKGRAQPYDPNFYDETYDYGGFTVMFEERGGGGGRRPSGGFHMRGGRGGGGFDRGPSGRGGRGGPMPPARRDYEEMSPRRGPPPPHPVRGGRGESRGRNLAPPHRGGGDDQYSYDSYRGNADARPNDRRGRPGDRYGDNMGGGGYDNNSSWDSYQSGGRGSYNDMGGPVITTQVTIPKDLAGSIIGKGGQRIKQIRHESGASIKIDEPLEGSEDRIITISGTQDQIQNAQYLLQNSALHLLGHQD from the exons ATGGAGACAGAAATTGAGCAACAAGAAAAAGAGACCTCATTCAGCAACACAGAGACAAACG GTAAGCGTCCCGCAGAGGACGCGGAGGAAGAGCACTCCTTTAAGCGCTCCAGGAACACAGACGACATGGTGGAGCTCCGCATTCTCCTGCAGAGCAAA AATGCAGGAGCAGTGATTGGGAAGGGTGGTAAAAACATCAAATCCCTGCGCACAGAC TTCAATGCCAGTGTGTCAGTCCCAGACAGCAGTGGGCCTGAGCG CATTCTGAGCATCAGTGCTGAAATCGAGACGGTGGGAGAGATCCTGCTCAAGATCATCCCTACTCTGGAGGAG TACCAACAGTACAATGGGATGGACTTTGACTGTGAGCTGAGGCTGCTGATCCATCAGAGCCTGGCAGGTAGCATCATTGGTGTGAAGGGAGCCAAGATCAAAGAGTTACGAGAG AACACCCAGACCAGCATCAAGCTGTTCCAGGaatgctgtccccagtccacggACCGCGTGGTTCTGGTCGGCGGCAAATCTGAGCGCGTCGTTGAGTGCATCAAGATCATGCTGGAGCTCATCGCTGAG GCTCCCATAAAAGGGCGCGCCCAGCCCTACGACCCCAACTTCTACGACGAGACATACGACTACGGCGGCTTCACCGTGATGTTTGAGGAGCGCGGGGGTGGCGGCGGCCGGCGCCCCTCGGGGGGCTTCCACATGCGAGGGGGACGAGGTGGCGGAGGTTTTGACCGAGGGCCCTCTGGACGAGGGGGTCGAGGGGGGCCCATGCCCCCCGCCCGCAGGGACTATGAGGAGATGAGCCCCCGCCGTGGACCCCCGCCTCCCCACCcagtgagaggggggaggggtgagAGCCGTGGCCGCAACCTGGCCCCACCACACAGAGGAGGAGG AGATGACCAGTACTCCTATGACTCCTATCGGGGCAATGCAGATGCCAGACCCAA TGACAGAAGAGGAAGACCAGGAGATCGCTATGGCGATAACATG GGTGGAGGTGGATATG ATAACAACTCTTCCTGGGACTCCTATCAGTCTG GTGGACGCGGTTCCTATAATGATATGGGAGGGCCAGTCATCACCACACAAGTGACGATCCCGAAAGAT CTGGCCGGCTCCATCATCGGTAAGGGAGGTCAGAGGATCAAGCAGATCCGGCATGAGTCTGGCGCCTCCATTAAGATCGACGAGCCACTGGAGGGTTCTGAGGATCGCATCATCACCATCAGCGGCACCCAGGACCAGATCCAAAACGCTCAGTACCTATTGCAGAATAG cgcACTGCACCTGCTCGGACACCAGGACTAA
- the LOC115199817 gene encoding heterogeneous nuclear ribonucleoprotein K isoform X1, whose product METEIEQQEKETSFSNTETNGKRPAEDAEEEHSFKRSRNTDDMVELRILLQSKNAGAVIGKGGKNIKSLRTDFNASVSVPDSSGPERILSISAEIETVGEILLKIIPTLEEYQQYNGMDFDCELRLLIHQSLAGSIIGVKGAKIKELRENTQTSIKLFQECCPQSTDRVVLVGGKSERVVECIKIMLELIAEAPIKGRAQPYDPNFYDETYDYGGFTVMFEERGGGGGRRPSGGFHMRGGRGGGGFDRGPSGRGGRGGPMPPARRDYEEMSPRRGPPPPHPVRGGRGESRGRNLAPPHRGGGDDQYSYDSYRGNADARPNSDRRGRPGDRYGDNMGGGGYDNNSSWDSYQSGGRGSYNDMGGPVITTQVTIPKDLAGSIIGKGGQRIKQIRHESGASIKIDEPLEGSEDRIITISGTQDQIQNAQYLLQNSALHLLGHQD is encoded by the exons ATGGAGACAGAAATTGAGCAACAAGAAAAAGAGACCTCATTCAGCAACACAGAGACAAACG GTAAGCGTCCCGCAGAGGACGCGGAGGAAGAGCACTCCTTTAAGCGCTCCAGGAACACAGACGACATGGTGGAGCTCCGCATTCTCCTGCAGAGCAAA AATGCAGGAGCAGTGATTGGGAAGGGTGGTAAAAACATCAAATCCCTGCGCACAGAC TTCAATGCCAGTGTGTCAGTCCCAGACAGCAGTGGGCCTGAGCG CATTCTGAGCATCAGTGCTGAAATCGAGACGGTGGGAGAGATCCTGCTCAAGATCATCCCTACTCTGGAGGAG TACCAACAGTACAATGGGATGGACTTTGACTGTGAGCTGAGGCTGCTGATCCATCAGAGCCTGGCAGGTAGCATCATTGGTGTGAAGGGAGCCAAGATCAAAGAGTTACGAGAG AACACCCAGACCAGCATCAAGCTGTTCCAGGaatgctgtccccagtccacggACCGCGTGGTTCTGGTCGGCGGCAAATCTGAGCGCGTCGTTGAGTGCATCAAGATCATGCTGGAGCTCATCGCTGAG GCTCCCATAAAAGGGCGCGCCCAGCCCTACGACCCCAACTTCTACGACGAGACATACGACTACGGCGGCTTCACCGTGATGTTTGAGGAGCGCGGGGGTGGCGGCGGCCGGCGCCCCTCGGGGGGCTTCCACATGCGAGGGGGACGAGGTGGCGGAGGTTTTGACCGAGGGCCCTCTGGACGAGGGGGTCGAGGGGGGCCCATGCCCCCCGCCCGCAGGGACTATGAGGAGATGAGCCCCCGCCGTGGACCCCCGCCTCCCCACCcagtgagaggggggaggggtgagAGCCGTGGCCGCAACCTGGCCCCACCACACAGAGGAGGAGG AGATGACCAGTACTCCTATGACTCCTATCGGGGCAATGCAGATGCCAGACCCAA CAGTGACAGAAGAGGAAGACCAGGAGATCGCTATGGCGATAACATG GGTGGAGGTGGATATG ATAACAACTCTTCCTGGGACTCCTATCAGTCTG GTGGACGCGGTTCCTATAATGATATGGGAGGGCCAGTCATCACCACACAAGTGACGATCCCGAAAGAT CTGGCCGGCTCCATCATCGGTAAGGGAGGTCAGAGGATCAAGCAGATCCGGCATGAGTCTGGCGCCTCCATTAAGATCGACGAGCCACTGGAGGGTTCTGAGGATCGCATCATCACCATCAGCGGCACCCAGGACCAGATCCAAAACGCTCAGTACCTATTGCAGAATAG cgcACTGCACCTGCTCGGACACCAGGACTAA
- the LOC115199817 gene encoding heterogeneous nuclear ribonucleoprotein K isoform X3, which yields METEIEQQEKETSFSNTETNGKRPAEDAEEEHSFKRSRNTDDMVELRILLQSKNAGAVIGKGGKNIKSLRTDFNASVSVPDSSGPERILSISAEIETVGEILLKIIPTLEEYQQYNGMDFDCELRLLIHQSLAGSIIGVKGAKIKELRENTQTSIKLFQECCPQSTDRVVLVGGKSERVVECIKIMLELIAEAPIKGRAQPYDPNFYDETYDYGGFTVMFEERGGGGGRRPSGGFHMRGGRGGGGFDRGPSGRGGRGGPMPPARRDYEEMSPRRGPPPPHPVRGGRGESRGRNLAPPHRGGGSDRRGRPGDRYGDNMGGGGYDNNSSWDSYQSGGRGSYNDMGGPVITTQVTIPKDLAGSIIGKGGQRIKQIRHESGASIKIDEPLEGSEDRIITISGTQDQIQNAQYLLQNSALHLLGHQD from the exons ATGGAGACAGAAATTGAGCAACAAGAAAAAGAGACCTCATTCAGCAACACAGAGACAAACG GTAAGCGTCCCGCAGAGGACGCGGAGGAAGAGCACTCCTTTAAGCGCTCCAGGAACACAGACGACATGGTGGAGCTCCGCATTCTCCTGCAGAGCAAA AATGCAGGAGCAGTGATTGGGAAGGGTGGTAAAAACATCAAATCCCTGCGCACAGAC TTCAATGCCAGTGTGTCAGTCCCAGACAGCAGTGGGCCTGAGCG CATTCTGAGCATCAGTGCTGAAATCGAGACGGTGGGAGAGATCCTGCTCAAGATCATCCCTACTCTGGAGGAG TACCAACAGTACAATGGGATGGACTTTGACTGTGAGCTGAGGCTGCTGATCCATCAGAGCCTGGCAGGTAGCATCATTGGTGTGAAGGGAGCCAAGATCAAAGAGTTACGAGAG AACACCCAGACCAGCATCAAGCTGTTCCAGGaatgctgtccccagtccacggACCGCGTGGTTCTGGTCGGCGGCAAATCTGAGCGCGTCGTTGAGTGCATCAAGATCATGCTGGAGCTCATCGCTGAG GCTCCCATAAAAGGGCGCGCCCAGCCCTACGACCCCAACTTCTACGACGAGACATACGACTACGGCGGCTTCACCGTGATGTTTGAGGAGCGCGGGGGTGGCGGCGGCCGGCGCCCCTCGGGGGGCTTCCACATGCGAGGGGGACGAGGTGGCGGAGGTTTTGACCGAGGGCCCTCTGGACGAGGGGGTCGAGGGGGGCCCATGCCCCCCGCCCGCAGGGACTATGAGGAGATGAGCCCCCGCCGTGGACCCCCGCCTCCCCACCcagtgagaggggggaggggtgagAGCCGTGGCCGCAACCTGGCCCCACCACACAGAGGAGGAGG CAGTGACAGAAGAGGAAGACCAGGAGATCGCTATGGCGATAACATG GGTGGAGGTGGATATG ATAACAACTCTTCCTGGGACTCCTATCAGTCTG GTGGACGCGGTTCCTATAATGATATGGGAGGGCCAGTCATCACCACACAAGTGACGATCCCGAAAGAT CTGGCCGGCTCCATCATCGGTAAGGGAGGTCAGAGGATCAAGCAGATCCGGCATGAGTCTGGCGCCTCCATTAAGATCGACGAGCCACTGGAGGGTTCTGAGGATCGCATCATCACCATCAGCGGCACCCAGGACCAGATCCAAAACGCTCAGTACCTATTGCAGAATAG cgcACTGCACCTGCTCGGACACCAGGACTAA